The genomic DNA TATATTTTTTGgagcaaatattaataataaataatggcgTGGACCTTCAGATACAAATCACAATGttctaaatacaaaaaaaaatagtaattaaatGATGCAACATGTCAACGGTAACTGTTTATTTGTAAACGAGGAAAATTCAAGGTTGATCGCTCAATTACCGCCTCGATCTTATCCGGTTCACCGAgccttgatattttaaattttcaaaacaacaTTAGATGTAAACACGCAGCGGTTTTTGGATGAAAGTTAATTCAGTCGCTGAAACGGCTCTTCCGTCTGAAACACGGACAATACTGCAGCGATTAAAAAACGCACGATCAATAATTCTCAAGCCGAATGTTAAGAAGACAGTGGCGCTCGTGCGGAAATTTGAAGAAGCTCGACCTGCAAAAGGCGGCAAACTCAAATTCGAATTCGAAGCCGGTCGGTAGGTTTTCGAAGCGGAAGTCGGACCGAATGGGAAACGTCAATAAACACTTTTACTTCACCTTgaactatatattatacatatgcatagtaGAATGTAACGCAAAGCCTTTGATACGTCGTATTGCTTTCAAACCTTCAATGACATTTCGTCGTTAAAAGATGTCCGGCTGAACGGACATCGGTGTGATGAATTGTCGCTGTGGAAGACTACAGAGTGTCAGCCGGCCGGCACCGTTTTACGCGCAACACTCGACTCGACACACGCAACCCTCACGGAAGTCTCGAACCGACTGGATGGAAAAAACGGCCGCGGATTATTTATAGGCTGTTGGCGCAGAGCTGTGACGTCACGCGCGCAACCGCATCGGGGCTCGTTTCCCGCCCTTCGAATTCGCTTTATGCGATATTCACCGATCGtctaattcgaaattataaatttgacagGTCTCATAGActaataaaggtctgttcatacttaacagcactgcacgtcttcagcactgcacgactccgtttcaaatatgtcattttattacatttctattcatatctacctacacgttgcggtcacgtcacgtttacagcactttggccgagtgcaaggcaaaatcggcttacttatacattacaggccatgacgatacggcacaatattgcttacgtcgtattatcgagtacttacaatatgcgtcagaatacaagtcagcaaaaatgtttcggcgtttatcgaacgaaaaattatgtataatcgcgctgttgttggaagaagaagctcaagaaggcaataaaaaagcacggaggcgttttgatgtgcatcccatgttaaaaaatagaaaaaccgaaggagagttttggacactgtataaggatcttgtggatgatggacaaattttttttaaatatttccgtaaaaaattaaaaaaaatttaaaatatttgcgccaaaaccatgtcgaaagattgaacagctgtcaacttttactatcgataattggtccaaaacagcaaagcggcagactcatggcacgtaattcgcgtgaaTATCTCCACGTtggccaaaaagacggatacgatacgttgacggatgttgctgtaaggtatgaacaggaaatgtcgggtactgctgtatggctgccgtggcgtaaacgtgacggttgaaatgaacatacccatacaaaatgaaccaaagaatacttttcgtacggccggatacttgctgaagtcggttcgtgccaactaggtatgaacagaccttaaatcaAATAAGATTGTggcttttttttctaatttgatggcatttattttgaaaataaaaatctcttCAAGATTATGCTTAAACCACACCAGGCGGAATTGTACTGCAGCGACGCAGCGCGGCCAAACATAGTTTGTattaaattgtatgagatagaaTGCACTACGAGTGGCGCGACACTGCACgtcagagttgccttttgtactttagtacgcgggacagatgtgttgaccgtgtaccggtctaagaaaacaccgtttgtgtttgtaagaggatcgttaaTTTTTGTTCAAtcgttacaatggttattgtatgtatgaagaggttgagcttcggagaattgagctggttgaactccagatgATCACTCTGGCGTTTGTCTTTGTGGCTGCGTTTTAACGATAGTTTATAGGGAGTGCCACTCCTTAACCTATCCATCGAACGTGTtgtatgggatcggactctcggtgatgtttgtggtgcgggctggcggctgctcgcttgtggggtgtttgtcgatctggaacactaagcaaaatcagtgcatcatctgtgggatactgtcggggttagtgtgttagtgggtggttaacgggtatggaccgtttggaggtggttgagtctggttaattaaattgggtgctattttagcctatacccatcttcagaaTGTCGATGGGTCTTTGATTGGACGTGAGTTTGGTCACACTGAGGGAATTGATCAGGGGATTGTCTAttttgccgagagacttgaagtagttcacggcaagtttgtgtacgtgtttgtcgaGGTAGTCAATGcttaggtcattgtgaattatagtgtttcttgtgtaccagtcgtagttgcccgtggcacgcaagaatttgttttgaattgtcTGTAGTCTGAATATGGATCTGttggagatggtagtgtgagcccacacggggctcgcgtacgtgatttgtgggcggatgatggatttatacagcaagcacttgtttttaagcgagagcttgctgtttggtttgcatagtgggtaaagctttgacgcaactgccctagctttacgcaccgcgttagtgatgtggggtctccaggttaatttgcggtcgattattacccccaggtagcgggtagacgtggtccagttgactggtttgtcgtttataatgactggcttggctggtttgcaccgttttttacgtctggagaagaatattgcctgacttttatcccggttgattttcatcagccatttatcgtaccacgctaccagttggtccgagtacttctggagggcgagCGAGACTCCCTTGGGGCCGACGGAGCTCGCTAAGATGGCCGTGTCGTCGGCGTactgtgcgatgtttgtgtacctatgtgtaggagtgggtatgtcgtgtgtgtaaaggttgaatagCGTGGGGCCGAGGATGGAGCCTTGGGGTACCCCAGCGGAGATGCCTCGCTGAGTTGATATGCGGTCCTTGAGTTTGACCTGAAATCTCCTTTCTCTTAGGAAGGATGCGATAGAACGTattgagtggggggtgatgttggcggcaatcattttgtaaaggaggccagagtgccagactttatcgaaggctttggaaatgtctaggaaGATTGCTCCAGTAGACATGTTGTGGTCGAAACCGTCTATAACGGTTTCAACAACTTTGTGAATCTGGTGAACGGCAGAGTGTTGGGGTCTGAagccaaattgtgttttgggaagAAGGTCAATTTTTGCGATTTCGCTGTTGAGATTTGAGATTAAGATCCGTTCCAGGATCTTACTCAGTGAGGATAGCAAGCTGATGGGTCGGTAGCTTGTTGCGAGGGAGGGATTCGAGTAGGGTTTTCTGATGAGAATGACATTGGCGAGTTTCCATTGACTCGGAAAATAGCAGATTCTGTTGGTGGCATTTAGTATTGCCGTGAGTGCAGCGATGGCTTTTTGAGGGAGTTCTTTTAGAGCTTTGTTGGAAATTCCGTCAGGGCCAGGGGCCTTTTTGGCGGCGATAGTTTTGATGATGTTTAGGACTTCAAGCGGCGAAGTGGCGACAATGGGTAGTGGGGCTGGGTTTTCGAGGTAGCTGTTGACGGAGCATTCAACCATTTGGCAAAAGTCACTTTGCAGGTTGAAGTTTGAGAGAGAGAATTGGTCCTGGAGACTGTCGGCTAGGGCTTCCGCTTTATCGGCGGTGGAGTAGACGAACTTATCTCCAACTTTGATCCTGTCGATCCTGtcgtgattttcatggcaaaaattgtattttgggcgatcgcaatgtgactaataatccaattacccttgTACATACAGGATGGCAACCCATAGACGTTTTTAAAATCGATGGTTGGCGTAAATAATATTGTctgctattaaaaaaaatcgacaggCAACAGATGTATAAATTCATAaagataaagaataaatataacaaaataacatctgagcccaattatagattactATCACCGTCACGATGAAATATTGCATCCTGCTCTTACACAAGCAACCTCACTGTTTCCACACATGCTTCTTTTGTGTACGGAGTAGAaataacgtaaaaattgggtattacataaatacaatacgttttaaggtctgttcatacctatccagcacgacccgtatcctgcaggtgtcctgcaagtgcggatagtattctttggtacattatatggacgtattcatactccattcgcgcatgcgcatttatgcattcatgcgcgtccgcatggaatgtactaaagaatactgtccgcacttgcatgacacctgcaggatacggatcgtgctggataggtatgaacagacctttagggAGGTAGTAGGTACCGATACGACGTTCCGTTACCCTATTTGTGGTTAAATATATGATTATAGGATTTGTTTaaccaaataataatatttcatatataattaaagaatCTACAGaagcaaagtaaaaaaaatatttttgaaaagcggaaaaatgtatgaattgaAACAAATAAACCATAGTTTTTCATAAAAACTGGAAAATTGGCAATTAAAATTAGTTATTTAGAAATGATATAGGTGAAATTACGATTACGACATATTTTTCGATGAGAGTTTATGGCCAACAGAGCGTTGTGTTGAGTGGTACACCAGAGCTCGCTCTTTCCTTCGCGACCGCCATTTGTCGGTGTCACCGTAGCTTTCCGGAGCTTCCTTCTTAACCCTCGGCGCCTTTCTCGACCCCGAAGCCGCAATGGAAAACGACGCTGGAGAATTCGTGGACCTGTACTGCCCCCGCAAGTGGTGAGCGAATGCGTGGGGAATCCCTGACACGCGATACCACACGTCTCGTCTCCCCACGTGGCTGACGCTACCAAATACCATTTCACTCTCTTTGTCTCTCACTCACTGTATTCACTGTCATCAAAACAAACTAATACCAATTCAATACTTGTGTAAGAACGTTTGTTCAATTGCTTTACATGCATTCAAAGCGCTCATATGTATCCGACTGCAGCTGTCACCTATCATATCATATTTTGAGGTTATGTGTCATACACTTGTGCACTGAAAGTCAGTATATGCTGACGACGTCAAATATGCTGTACGAACGTCTACACAAAGCCAAGttcgtgtacatatatttgggaACTGAACCTTGTACTGGTTCACAGGTTCAAATCTATTTGTGTTTTAACTAAGcagaaaattttatgatttctgtCTAGCTGCCATTTTGTTTCTTGTGGTTATGTTAATATGGttgagtttattattatttttattaacatgATATGAATTCGTATTTCAGCTCCACCAGCAACAGGCTCATCCATGCTAAGGATCATGCATCCATTCAGATCAACATCGCCGAAGTTGATCCATCAAACGGCCGTATGACCGATACCTCCAAAGTATACACAATCTGCGGAGCTATTCGTCGTATGGGTGAATCAGATGATTGCATCGCAAGATTAGCTAAGAAGGATGGTATCATTGCCAGGTATATATCAGATTGAATTTTGTATATATCAGTCATACTGAAtgttttgatgaattttatgtataattgattgttttctttttgtttcagcaattattaaattttggatcCTTCAGCTAAtataagttttaaatataattttataatgaaactaaaaaaataataaatctccAACTTAATTTTGAGTTTCATTATTCTGAGTGTTTCAtttatgctgttttataaacaaaatacaatTTACTAGTAAATTTGTACAGACAAATCAGAATAATTCCTCTAACAACTATTTTGTTATTGCCAAATATTGCAAAAAACGATTTTATTTGGGACATTTCATTTGAATAGAATAAAATTCACTGTTTTGAAGAATAacgtttttatttgaaaagtagCATTATTAGTATTAGATTGTAATAGAATCTCAGTCTTCTAAATATGGAACAAGTATTCCTGTTTCTGTAACACTATAACATCCTGTTGGAAATTCATCTAAAATACTATCTTCTGTTTGAAGAAATGTTTTCGGTTCTTCaacattttcatcaaatttcaTGTCGGGTGTTTGTGAAATGATCTCTTCATCAAGAAcactgaaaaaaatcatattttttaccCAAAAACTACATCTAATTAGTATTGATAAATCATGCTTAattcttaataaaatattaacctCAAGGGCTCTTCCGATCTGTCTTCCTTCAGGTAATCGGCGACATATGTAGTGGCAGATTTTTGATCATGGTATATTGTTGGATGTGCCGCCATGAGgtgaattttgaattcttttgcAAAGTTTGTTTTGAATGCTGGTGCCAAACAGACTTCACATTCATAGAGGGATTTGTCTTTGTGGACGTTTCTAGACAGTACATGCTTTCTTAAATTTTCCTAAAAATAgagatattatttcaaataatgcAAGGAAAATGAATAAGcacaatattatacattatagtTCTAAAATCTCCAGATTTCTGTTTATAGTTGCACAAAAagtaaaataagtttttttttatatatgaagcatttttaatacttatttagaacaaattaaaatttattttcttcataggcgattttaatttttagccTTGCATTAATTGGGtcattattaatgtattttatataattagagATGCAGAATTAATCAAGTCCAAATCCAGGTGAAAAAGACATTGAACTTAATAAAGAAACAataggataaaataaaaagctttgTAATGAACAAAATAGTTCCGACTAAATACGTTTCTTCGCTTATTTTCCAGCCAGAACTACGAATTTATAAAGTTGTTTACCAACTGGTgtacttttatttaattaaaaacccgaattgaaaacaattacattataaaagttttattcCAATGTGAATTCTGAAACTTTCACcataatttttttgcaaattttgacAAAATCGAAACTGCAGCTTATTCAAGTTGTCCATAAGAGATatgaaatatctacaaaacacaGAAATATTGTTCTAGATTCGCACCCAAAGCATTTTCTAATGTATTCAATCAATTTAGTACAGAATACATCTATCAGAAATGCTCAGCTAGGTAAGTTTCTCAAAAATGAGTGTAAGAACTGACCTTTTATTTTCTACTTACccaaatataaaatcaatccctcaataagattttttgtcatgaatagCTACACTTAAATATCATTTAACTCAATTGACCAGTGCACGGTATATAGAATAAATACTCTGTGATCATTTGtacgttatttttttcaatttaactgCTGACTTGggcctatttttttatttgttaatctGATGCTGTACGTATGTGCAAATGTACAGGGCCTCGGAAAAATTTGTACTGGGCCctatgaaaaactaaaaaaaaggtcttatagatatatttttaatatgcaaaaagtctatcagaactattagaaaaatatctatatgttggttattattttttaaaatcattgaatAAGAAAGTGAGATAGCAGGTTCGATTTCCGAAACGGGCCCTTCAAGTAGTCTGGGCCCTGGAAATTTACCCTGGCTCTCCCCCTCGGCcctgcatatgtataatatttaagctTTTGGAAATAATTTAAGAGTTGATGacttatattgtttttttttccatcTTTACATGATATTTTCCGACTGTTGACAGTAGTGAATACCGGTGAGACATTAGTACCATATTTGCACAGTGTTGCTTCTTGAgacttttttacttatttttcccATCAGAACTATCAAATAGTCACAAAAAGGTGTTAATTGATCTAAATATCAATGATAAGTATAATGAAGAATTTGTTGAAACTGCTAAAATGTTAATGGCACTATTGAAATTGAACTGTCGAAAATTTGAGCGGAGGAGATTCGACAGTTAGTTAGTTAGCTAGTTGTGGAAAGAGCgcgaaaatttttattaagatATTCAGAAAAGATCAATAGTCAAATGAGTTTGGAGtttcattatgaaataaattatttaatcttattAATGTGTGAAGAATGAATGTGAAAgattgtaatataaactttaTATGAGAAACTTGGTGTTGTAAATGTAGAATCGGTAAACatactactagtcatatgtgaaccagtcacaggacaaccggtcgctctagatcggtcacacgtgatcacccgtcacactaaaactggtcacaccttaaaactggtcacgagaaaactggccacaccctaaaatcggtcacgagaaaactggttgactgGTTGACACCCTAAAATCAACTCACAAATATTGCGCTACGTATGTACATCCAGTCAGTTAAACTAAtaaacttgtaataaaaatgaaataaacgaTAAAATTGTGTCACTTTATAAATCCTTGTGTACTCGGCCAACAGGAATAtagatgtattttaaaatgtttaacgGTTCTATAGAAGCagcagaaataattttaaatcagtCTGTTGTGTTTGTGGCGTGTGCGAAGCGATTGGCACACAGGCGCCGTAAAAGAAAAGGCgcctaaaatattttcaaaaatgtttcgattattaaaaatgaaaaattaatatattttcgcCTTATTTGAGAATAATGATCGTCCATTCCATTTTACCAAAGGTAAAACTTTTgtaattttcaactttttttttaatttctataattttttaaattaacaaaattttgtTAGTTCTCTATTTTTCTTTGtgtatgtattgtttatttgtaattttttttagtcgCCAAAGGCGCCTTAAACACAGGCGCATAAATCCAAAAGCTGGCTCTGGTTTTGTCGAACAAACTTTATCTAATGCTAACAAAAGATTTGTCTCTTAAAGATCTTCTATAACATAAAGCTTAATACAATCGAATACATGAATTATATTTTCTCGACAAACGAAAAATGTCGAAATATCAGAAACActacatggttcggtgattacatcccaaatgtgaatcgctaccaggataaacGCCGCTACGAAAATATCTCGCGCGGATCTCCTATTTTTCCTGTGCGATAGGAGATCCACGCGAGctattttcgtagcggcggttatcctggtagcgattcacatttgggatgtttGCCACACTACACGTACACGTGCACCTCCGTCAACTCGGATAGTATCCTGTGCACATTGCAGATATTTACAGCTGGATTCCATCTCTATCTGTGTGAAAAGCGAACGTACGCACAGATAGCCCAATTACAGACGCATTTTAATTCCGATTCGTACTCCATCACTGCGCGACGTCATCATCGCATCGCGCTTTTCGTGAAATCGAAAAGCACACCGCAAAAGTTTATTAAGCAC from Arctopsyche grandis isolate Sample6627 chromosome 1, ASM5162203v2, whole genome shotgun sequence includes the following:
- the RpS21 gene encoding ribosomal protein S21, translating into MENDAGEFVDLYCPRKCSTSNRLIHAKDHASIQINIAEVDPSNGRMTDTSKVYTICGAIRRMGESDDCIARLAKKDGIIASNY